A stretch of DNA from Halobacterium sp. DL1:
ATTCGAACGTACCCTTCCCCTTGAGAAATCGAAGAACATGCTCCTCGAACTCTTTCACGTTGCTACCAGGGGATGACGGAAACTCAACGAACATATGCCCGTCACCATCTAAATCTTCCCGCGTACCCTCTGTCACGCCACTTTCATCGACCCGATCTAGTATGTCGGTAATCGCCTCATAGTGCTGATGTACCCGAAGGTCTTCGTACTCCTTCAGTTCATCAAAGGCCTCGGCCGCATCTTCCAACACATCAAGCATTTCCAAGACCAGATACTCCTTGGGGGCCACGTAGTACGTGTGTACGCGATCTCGGATGTCCTCGAACTCCTCTTGTTTCTCAGCTATCAGTGAGTCAGCAGCTGTCGCAAACGCGAACGACACCGTCCGCGGCATGGAGGAGATATTGACGTAGACTTCGTTCCCCCTCTTGATTTCCTCCAGAATGTAGTCATGCGCTTTGGGATAGAGCGTCTCGTACTCGTACATCTCTTCAAGATTGACTGCCTCAATTTGGACCTCGATGTCGATCAGCTCGAATGTACGCTCCAGTTTCCCGGTCATATTCTTTGCAAGCTGCGCTGCCCGGTCTGTCGGGTCATCGTCGGGCTCGCCTTTGTGGGTGAGGAGGACGACACGGTCAGCCTCCATCTCACCCTTTGATATTGGACGAATAAGGCGGTCAAAATCGAATCCGACTGGTATGAAATGAACCCTATCACTCATAGTTCATAGTCAGCCACCTCCGTGTTAAATCTCTCCGATATTGACCGCCTATCGCCACCATATAGTTTCGGCCCGCCTAGAACATAGACGATTTGTGTCCTATCTGGCCCACCTGTTTGAAAATTCTCCAACAAAGTTTTATATACAGAATTCGTAGAATGGCGGTAGGTGCCAAGTGAACGACCCGCACCATCGCCAATGAATTCGCACTCCATACAGAGAGATTCGCATAGAGGTCAGCAAACCCTGTTAGCCTCCTTGATTGCGCAGTACTCCCAACTTCAGGCGATTCTCCGCCTCGAGCCCAGCGGGAAGTTTCTCGATCTACTGGAGGCGGATCCAACGATTGAACACGTGATGGTGACACTCAGCGAAGCCGAGAGCGTTCTGAGAAATCACGGAGGATTCGATAACATCCTCCAGCCCCACCACAAACTCACAATCGTGGGCACGGAACCCGACCCAACAGTCACGGACAGAGGGCGATGGGCGGAAATAGACCTCTATGCCGAAATCACGCGTGAGGCGCGAATCATCCCGGACTGGTTATGGGTCTACCATCAGATGGAGCCAGAACATCAGTTAGAGAACGTGAGAAAGTACCTCGATCGATTCGAATGGCTCTACCAGACGGCCGAGGAGATGGGACTATCCCACGAACTCATACCTTTGGCTAAAGGGCTTTCTCAACCCCATTTCAAGGAGGCTCGTGAGACCTTCGCCCGACTGGGTATCGATCGGTTCGCCATGTACGGCGTCCAGACACCCAGCAACTACGAATTCCGAGATCGGATACATCAGGCGGCTACCACCCTGAACCCTGAGGGAGTTTTGGTCATCGGTCGAGGGTCACCGAGACAGGTCGAAGTGCTGCCGGAGGTTGTTGATGAGGCTGCTGGGTGGTACTGGAAGCAGGATTGCGGTCTGACGACGGACGGGTATTCACAACAGAGGTTAGCCATGTGGATTTACGAAATCAAACAAGCGCTAGAGACGGAGCGCACCGACGAGCAGTCGCGAATTGGAGACTACCTTCCGGACTCTGAGGTGGTTATCAATGGGTGACGGGACGACAGACGACCTGTACATTGACCCCGAGGACGATGACAGTGGTAGTGCCTCCGGTGACGAAGCGCCAGACGTCGATCCCGACCAGACAGGGGTTGACGAGTACACCGATGAATCGCCGTCAGAGGAAGCACCCTCTGAAGATTCTGCCCCCCAGCCAACGGAGACCACACCGTCCGGAACAGACGGTAATGGAAGCAGTGGGGGTGGAGGTGGAGGCGGTGGCATCATCGGAATCCCCGAAGGTGTGGAGGTAGGTGGCGACTCCCCCGATGAGGCAGGAGAGGACCCCGATTCTTCAGAGCCCGAGAAGTCACAGGATCCCGAGACTCCGGACGAAGAACTGGAACAAGAGGAGTCGGAAGACGAGGATGATGACGACGATGAAGAAGAACAAGAACCGAAGGTTGTGCAATACTCAGACCCATGGGACAACGTGGGGTGGGGGCTGTATCCCATAATACTCAAAATCAAAGAGCGGTACGGACACGAAGTCGATACCGACTATCATCTTGTCCCCGTCCGCGAATTCGTCGACCCCAAAGAGATGGCATCGAAGTGGGAAAGAGACCGTCTTCGTCACAAGATGCCTATAGATACCTCCGTGTGGGAGGAGAATCCCCCGGAATCAACCGAACTCGCAAACCGCGCTTACCTGGCAGCGATGCACCAAGGGCCAAACGCCGCCCAACGATACCTTCGACGGCTTCGGACGGCCACCATGGTCGAAGGGACAAACATCGAGGATAAGGAGATCCTTTTCGAATTAGCGGAGAACGCGGGGCTCGATACCAACCAATTGGAGGAAGCTTGGGACAAAGTAGAGCCTCGTCAGACTAAACGTGATCTCAATCCGCCCTTCACCAAATTCCACGTCGACGGAGAGGAAGTCACTCAATCGGGCTATCTGCATTACGACGACATCGTCGATATTTTCGACCAATCAGGAATCGATAGTGAGGAGCCGCAACCCCTCTCCGGATTCGTTACCGAGCACGGCCCTGTTGCGACTCAAGAAGTCATGACGGTTTACGAGTGGCCGCAGGACCGAGCAGAGGAAGAACTCCAACAGCGGGACGATATTGTGCCTGTTGAGATCGGAGTTGGAACATTTTGGACGCGACACAAACAGGCAAATGAGAGGATCTGAGCCAACCCTGCTCGGTAATTTATCGAGTACTGAAAACCACGTCGTCGGCTCCTGCCGGGAAAATGACTTAGTGAGTGAATGAAACGAAGGACATTCCTTAAAGCGACGGCAGCTACGCCGATTGCGGCTTCAGGGGATGTAACCGCCCTGAAAGAGAGGAGTACAGTAGACGATGTCGCCGACAGCTATTTCGACGCACTCCCGGAGACGAAAACCGAGCGGAACGACACCGTCATTCAATGTGCCAACGAACTGTGCTCCGCACGCAAGGCCATCTCTGGAGAGACCCTCAATGCAGTGGTCGATAGTAGCGAGTCTGTGTCTGACGTCGTCCGTCGTCTCCAGTTTGGAGTTCGCATCCTCAACGAGTACAACATCACCGACAAGATAGACGAGTCTATGATTGAATCGGGACGACGGGATCTCAGCGAATATACCCGTTATCTCCCTCTCATTGGGAGTTTCAACAACCTCTGCAATGCTGCGTGTGTCGTCGAAACTCCTGATCCAAACCCAGAAGCTGTCAAGGAGTTCCTCTTCGCGTCGGCGGCGTTCGGTCTGGAGGTTGTCCTATGGACCATCGGTACTCCGTACAAGATGGCATGGAGAGGAACACGCTTCATCGCCAACCGCACATTCCTTCGGTTCGCCCGGCACGGCTGCCGAGGGTGTATCGCTCTACTGATGAGCGAACTCCATTGGGCGATTCGAGGTTCAGTCTACGGTGAGGCTGTCACAGACAGCAACGTCGAGTTCGTATGGGATCAAATTCAGAACCTCAAGACCGACGCGGAGGAGTGGAACTACGACGTCAACCTGGATTTCACCTACGATGAGATACAGAACTTGATCGCCCCTGAAGGCGGCTCGGCTGTTGGGATGTTCCCGCAGGAAAAGGAGGGGCTAATCGAACGATACATCCCTGATTTCGATTTGGAGCTTCCAAACCTTTCCGAACTGCTCTGTTGAATAGCAGTCTAATCAGCCAATATCACCGGTTTAGAAGGATGAAGCCGAGGAATTCGATCTTGGTATGGAAATCGATCTCCTCGACTTCGTAAAGCAGTGTCGGCACCTAGCCAAACAAGCGTTGGGGAAGTACGCGGGCGAGCCCGCCAGCGGCGGGTTCGCCCGCTGGAAGCACGTCGTACTACACTGCTTCCGGCTCGAAGAGGGCCACAGCTACCGTGAAACGCCGAATCGGCTGAAGTATCTGACCGAGATTCGTGACGCACTCGGCTTAGATCGGGACGATCTCCCGGACTACAGCACGATCTACAAGTCGTTCGACCGGCTGAAAATGTGGGTGTGGCGGGTGTTGCTGCGCGTTTCAGCGCAGCAACACCCGCAGTCTGGCCACGCAGCACTCGACAGCACCTTCTTCGACCGGCGTTCAGCTTCGTCGTACTACCGCCAGCGATCCGGCAGTACCGTTCAGACGCTGAAAGTGACGACATTAACCGATGTAGAGTCTCTTGCCGTCCTTGACGTTCATGTCTCTGCCCGGTGGAAACACGACACGAAGACCGGGCCGCAGGTCGTCCGCCGGAACGCGGACGACCTGCTGTCCGTCGCGGCGGACAAAGCCTTCCACAACTGGCTGACCAAATACGAGTTCTACGCGCTGGGTGTCGACCCGCTCATCTTACAACGCGGGTCAAAACCACTAACCGTTGGACACAACGCGCTTATCCGGGCAAAAGGCTACTCTCAGCGCTGGATGGCCGAGACGTCGTACTCGACAACGAAGCGCTCGCTCGGCGACGCCGTGCGAGCGCTCGGCTGGTATCGACAGTTCCGTGAAATCGTCCTCATGTTCGCCATCGCCAACATAGAACCGCTCTGTGAGCCACTCTAACTGTGACTCAGCATCTATTCAACACGGCATTCCGAACTACTCTCATAGACGCACTGAAGTGATCAAGGATTCAAAACCAAATGCAGCAAAGAGATTATTATGGGCGAGGATAGCGAAGATTCAGACGCAGAGTCCGGGGAGGATCCAAATCCCACTATCTCTACAGGCCTTACTGTCGATATAGACGTTAGCGGCTCTGTTGAAATCCTCAGCAAGTGATATATTTTGACCCGGTTGCAGTCAATACAGAGAACAAGGATATTGGGGTCTGATAGCTCGCCATTATTTTACCGCTCAATAAGAGACTGTACGTATGGATAGCAATTCAGACGAGACTAATATCGCCCTTGCGAGGCCGACGTGGGTCAAGAAATTACATCCTCGAACTGTCGGTTCGCGCTGTTGGAGCTGGTTCCGTCTAGACGCTGGTAGCCACGGTCAACTCTTGAGCGTCTTGAGTTATCTCCCTGCGATGCTCATCACACCGATTGTAACGGGTATTGCTCTTTTGTTGTATGCCATGGGATACTCACTTACCCGTCCGGATGCAATGGTCGGCGGCGAGTGAGCACACGACTATTAGATACGTAGCTTTCATCGACCGGCTGTTTCAGGCGAGAATATATCTGAAGAAGAGGATTTCAACAGAGCCGTTGAACAGTAAACCGGGCCTTGTAATGTGTTACCGACTCTCCCGCTGCTCCACTTTGTTCAGGTAGCTGAAATCCACCATGGATTCTTGTGGAAAATAGGGATATTATGGATTCAAGGGAGCCGTTATCAGTCGTTACAGACTTTGAAACGCAACTGTATATAAAGAAACGACGATAGTGAATATGAGGCCCTTGTTGAATCCATCAATTGGTGATGGGTTTCAACAGCCGTGCTGCATACGCTGCGTATATCTTGGACAGTGTCAGATCAATACAATCGGCTCTCTCACAGGACGGATGACAGAACAAACATTGGAGATGGGTGCTAACTCGCGTTCGTCGCATAGAATAGCGGCCAGCCGAAGTCCCATTCGAGGGTACCTCAGTTAGTAGTCGTCGCAGACCACTGCAAGCATTTGCATATACCATGCCATTCGCAGTAGTGTGTCCCGGTGGGAATCCGATCGTCGTCTCAATTCGAGATATCGGCCCGACGCAGGAGCTGGGCGTTGACCGCGACGACTATCGTGCTCGCGGACATCAAAACAGCCCCGACGGCGGGCGAAAGCAGGACACCGATGGGTGCGAGTAGGCCAGCGGCGAGCGGGAGTGCGATGACGTTGTACCCGGCTGCCCAGACGATGTTCTCCTGCATCTTCCGGTAGCTCTTCCGACTGAGGCGGACGAGGCTGGCCACGTCCCGCGGGTCGTTCTCCACGAGGACAACGTCAGCCGACTCAACAGCCACGTCGGTACCCGACCCGATGGCAATGCCGACGTCCGCACGGGTTAACGCGGGCGCGTCGTTCACGCCGTCCCCGACCATCGCGACGAGGGTTCCGCCCTCCTGTAACTCAACAATCTTCTCGTCCTTATCCGCGGGCAACACCTCGGCGAAGTACGTGTCGATGCCGAGTTCTTCCGAGACGGCCCGGGCGACGTCTTCGGAGTCACCGGTTAACATCGCCACCTCGACACCCATCTGATGGAGTGCCTCGATAGCCTCAAAGCTCTCCTCTCGAACCACGTCCGCGAGTGCCACCGCAGCTACCGCCTCCTCTTCGCGGAGGAGGTAGACGACACCCTGTCCCCGAGAGCCAGCGCGCTCCGCGAACGCGTCGATTTCTCCCGGTATCTCGACGCCCAGGTGCCGGATCAGGTTCGGGCCACCGACGTGAACCGACTCTCGTTTGGTCTCACCCGTTCCCGAGGTGACGGCGGTCGTGTCGACTGTCGCCCGGACGCCACGGCCCTCAAGCGCCTCGAACCCAGTTGCGTCCGGGACGGTGAGGCCACGTTCTTCGACCTCGGACAGAATC
This window harbors:
- a CDS encoding transposase IS4, producing MEIDLLDFVKQCRHLAKQALGKYAGEPASGGFARWKHVVLHCFRLEEGHSYRETPNRLKYLTEIRDALGLDRDDLPDYSTIYKSFDRLKMWVWRVLLRVSAQQHPQSGHAALDSTFFDRRSASSYYRQRSGSTVQTLKVTTLTDVESLAVLDVHVSARWKHDTKTGPQVVRRNADDLLSVAADKAFHNWLTKYEFYALGVDPLILQRGSKPLTVGHNALIRAKGYSQRWMAETSYSTTKRSLGDAVRALGWYRQFREIVLMFAIANIEPLCEPL